GCCGGAAGGTCGTCGCCAAGAAGAGCAAGTCGCCGGCCTTGCAGTCCTGCCCGCAGAAGCGGGGGGTCTGCACCCGTGTCTACACGACGACCCCGAAGAAGCCGAATTCGGCCCTGCGCAAGGTGGCCCGCGTGCGCCTGACCAATGGCATCGAGGTCACGGCCTACATCCCGGGCGAGGGTCACAACCTGCAGGAGCACTCGATCGTGCTCATCCGCGGCGGCCGCGTGAAGGACCTGCCGGGCGTGCGCTACCACATCGTGCGCGGCACCCTCGACACCAGCGGTGTCGAGGGCCGTCACCAGCGGCGCTCCAAGTACGGCGCCAAGCGGCCCAAGTAAGAGGACGGCGAGGACCATGCGTCGCAAGATCAAGATCAACCGCGAGACCACGCCCGACCCGCGCTTCAGCAGCGCCACGGTCTCGCAGTTCATCAACTACATGATGCGCGGCGGCAAGAAGAGCACCGCCGAGTCCATCTTCTACGCGTCGATGGACATCATCGAGGAGCGCTCCGGCAAGAAGGGGCTG
This genomic interval from bacterium contains the following:
- a CDS encoding 30S ribosomal protein S12; amino-acid sequence: MPTLNQLIRKGRKVVAKKSKSPALQSCPQKRGVCTRVYTTTPKKPNSALRKVARVRLTNGIEVTAYIPGEGHNLQEHSIVLIRGGRVKDLPGVRYHIVRGTLDTSGVEGRHQRRSKYGAKRPK